The Burkholderia sp. NRF60-BP8 genomic sequence TTCGCGACCTGGTCGATATCCGCATTCACGAAGTTGAGCGTGACCTGAGCATAGGCGGCCTGCGAGACGATGATGCCGGCCACGAGCAGGGTCGTGGCGATACGCCGCATAACGAAGCGATTTCTTGTCATGGATGAATGGGTCGATGCCGGCTCAGGCCACTTCCGGCGGTAGTGCTGGGATCCAGGTCCGAAAGAGGCGACATTAGCAGTTTTTCATGTCCGAAATATCACATTGATCCGAAGACTGTCTCACATACGACATGTATCCGGCATGTCGTATGTAAAATGTAAGGATCGATGTCACACTCCGCATGCCGGCCGTCGCCTCCGTCGTCGCTCCCGTTTCGCGATGAACCGACACGGAAATGCGGTATAACCGGGCTCTCGTATTCCTGCCTGTCGCACTCCGACGGTCTGCCGGTATGATACGGGCGGCGCGTTTCTCGTCGCACTAATAACGGGCACGGGTTTTCCCCGAGCCCCGCGCAATTCCTTTTCGTTTCCGCACGATGAACAAACGGTTCGCTTCGATCGCGTTGCTCGCCGCCGGCGCGTGGTTCGCCAGCGGCAACGCACGCGCGGATTGTTTCGACGAAGCAGCCAAATACCAGCAGGTCAATCCGCTGATCCTGCGCGCGATCGCGTGGCAGGAGTCGCGCAACCGGCCCGATGCGCTGAACAAGAATACGAACGGCTCGGTCGACTACGGCCTGATGCAGATCAATTCGATCCACCTGCCGACGCTGTCGCGCTACGGGATCGGCCGCGACACGCTGATGGAACCGTGCAAGAACGTGTACATCGCCGCGTGGCATCTCCGGCAGAAGATGAACCGCTACGGCAACACGTGGCAGGCGGTCGGCGCCTATCATTCGGAAACGCCGTCGCTGCGCGACAAGTACGCGCGGCAGATCGCCGGCATCCTGACGCAATGGAAGCTGCTGCCGCCCCAGCAGACGGCTCAGGCCGCCCAAGCTACTCCGGCCGCGCAGTGATGCCGCGCGGCGGCGCCGGCCGGCCGGCGCGCGTTTGATGCACAATGCGGGCTGACGCCGCCGTTTCGCCCGCGTGCGGGCCGGTCGCGCCCCCGCAGGGCGCCGCGGCCGCTTTTTCATCTTTTCCGTTGGTGCATATCATCATGAATCCGGCAATGAAACAGCCGTTGCCCGTCACCGTGCTGTCCGGCTTCCTCGGCGCCGGCAAGACCACGCTGCTCAACCACGTCCTCGCGAACCGCGCGGGCCTGAAAGTCGCGGTGATCGTCAACGATCTCGCGGCGGTCAACATCGACGCGTCGCTCGTGCGCGATGCGCAGGCGCTGTCGCACGTCGAGGAACGCCTCGTCGAAATGTCGAACGGCTGCATCTGTTGCACGCTGCGCGACGACCTGCTCGTCGAGATCCGCAACCTCGCGTCAGAAGGCCGCTTCGACGCGATCATGATCGAATCGACCGGTATCGCGGAGCCGATGCCGATCGCCGAAACGTTCACGTTCGTCGACGACGACGGCACGTCGCTGTCGGCCATCGCGCGGCTCGACACGCTCGTCACCGTGGTCGACGCGTACAACTTCCTGCGCGACTACGGCTCCGACGACGCGCTCGCGACGCGCGGCATCGCCGCGTCGGAAGACGACGACCGCACGCTCGTCGAGCTGCTGATCGAGCAGATCGAATTCTGCGACGTGCTGGTGATCAACAAGGCCGACCTGGTCGGCGCGGACGATCTCGCGCGCCTGCAGCACATCCTCGCGCGCCTCAATCCGCGCGCGCACCAGGTCGTGTCGACGTTCGGCAACGTGCCGCTCGACGAAGTGCTGAACACCGGCCGTTTCGATTTCGACGAAGCCGCGAATGCGCCGGGCTGGCTCGCGTCGCTCGACCGCGCTCACACGCATTGCGACGACCCCGACTGCCAGGACGACCATCATGCGCACGTGCACGGCGAAGCCGACGAATTCGGGATCGGCAATTTCGTTTACCGCGCGCGCCGGCCGTTTCACCCGGCACGGCTCTGGGCGCTGCTGCATCAGGAGTGGCCGGGCGTGCTGCGCAGCAAGGGTTTCTTCTGGCTCGCGACGCGCAACGACATCGCGGGTTCGCTGTCGCAGGCGGGCGGCGTATGCCGGCACGGGCCGGCCGGTTCGTGGTGGGCCGCGCAGGATCGCGCGGAATGGCCGGACGACGACGAGCTACTCGCTGAAATCCGCGCCGAATGGCTGGGCGATCTCGACGATCGCGCGGTCGGCGATCGCCGGCAGGAACTCGTGCTGATCGGCATCGCACTCGACGCCGATGCGTGGCGCGCGAAACTCGACGCATGCCTGCTGACCGATGCGGAGTTCGCGCTCGGCGCGACGGGATGGGCGGCGTTCGACGATCCGTTCCCGGCGTGGGACGTCGATTCGCACGACGACGATCACGGCGACACGCAGATCGTGCACGCGTGAAGCGTGTGGTAACGGCTCGTAAAAATAACCGTTAATTTTTGCAAGAGCGGCGCGAACTGTGGCGAAAATGCCGCGCGCGCCCAACAAAAAACCCGCCGAGAGGCGGGTTTTTTTCTGGAACAGGCGCGGATTTAACGCTTGTTGACGGCGTCCTTGAACGCCTTGCCGGCCGTGAACTTGACCGTCTTGGCTGCCGGGATCTTGATGGTTTCGCCCGTCTTCGGGTTGCGGCCCGTACGTGCTGCGCGCTTGCCCGAACCGAAGCTGCCGAAGCCGATCAGCTGAACCGCATCACCCTTCGACACGGCCTTCTTGATGACTTCGAGCAGCGTGTCCAGCGTTTCGCCGGTTTGAGCCTTGCTGGCGCCCGTTTGGGCGGCGACGGCGTCGATCAGTTCCTGTTTGTTCATTAAGGTTCCTTTATCAGGTTAGGTTGACACGAACAGCGCGAACGCGCCGATTATACGTGCGCGAACCGTGCCGTCGAGAGTCAGACTCCGACGACACAGCGCCGAATCCTGGCCCGCGCGACGCGCCCTCCGGCTTGCCGGCGGCCACCCCGCGGTACGGCGTTGCTATGATAGCGCAGCGCAAACCCAATAACGACAAGGGTTTCAAAGATTTTCATCGGTATTTCGCCGAATGAATCGTCGATTGCCCGTTTTTTGACCTGCGCCAACCGGACAGGATACGCAGCGGGGTCCGCCCGTCCGTCGCCCCGTTGCCCTTTTCCAACGGCCGGTCGGACGGCCTCCCGCAATCCCTTGCCAGGCTTGGCTGCCACGTTTTTTGTTTCGCATGCCCGACCGACTTGTTTACGCCACGCTCGCACTTCGCGACGACGGCACGCTCGTCTCGCCCGAGTTCGGCGAGTTCCATCGCGGCGCATCCGGCGCGCTCGCGCACGCGCATCGCGCGTTCGTCGCGGGCAACGGGCTGCCCGCGCGCTGGCAGCGCCGTCGAACGTTCACGATCGTCACGACCCGATTCGGCGCGGGCGCCGGCTTCCTCGCAGCCTGGGCCGCGTGGCGCGACGATCCTGCGCGCTGCGAACGGCTGCATGTCGTCGCGCTAGAGCCGCACCCGTTCTCGCGCGACGACCTGCGCCGCGCGGTTTCGCATATGGTTGCAGACACAACCATATCGGCAGACGCCGATGCATTGATCGATGCATGGCCGATCCTCGTGCCGGGCCTGCACCGGCTCGAATTCGACGAAGGGCGCGTGGTGCTCACGCTCGCGTTCGGCGATGCGATCGAGCTGTCGAAGAAGCTCGTCGCGCGCGCCGACGCGTTTTTTCTCGATGGCGCCGCGGCCTCGGCCGACGGGATCCGCGCACTCGCGAAAATCGCCGGCGAACACGCGACGTTTGCGACCCATGCAAAGTCCGACGACGTGAAACACGCGCTCGGCGAAACGGGTTTCACGTTCCGCGAAGTCGACGATCGTCTCGTCGGCGAATATGCGCCGCGCTGGCGCGCGCGCCGGCACGAGCCACCGCGTGCGCTGCCCGTTGCAGCGCGCCGTGCGATCGTGATCGGTGCGGGCCTCGCCGGCTGCGCGGTGGTCGAACGCCTGGCTGCGCGCGGCTGGGACGTCACGCTGATCGAGCGGCACGAACGGATCGCCAGCGAAGCGTCGGGCAACCCGGCCGGCGTTTTCCATCCGTTGATGACGCGCGACGACAACGTCGCGAGCCGGCTCACGCGCGGCGGCTTCCTGCACGCACTGGCACGCTGGCACGCGCTCGAACGCGCCGGGCATGCGTTCGCCCACAGCACGCACGGGATGATCCATCTGGCCGAATCGGCCGACGATTTCGCGCGGATGCGCGATGCGTTCGATGCGTTCGGCGCGCCGTCCGACTACGTGACGCTGCTCGATGCCGATGCCGCGCGTGCGCACCTGAATCTGCCGGTCGCGCATGGCGGCCTGCTGTTTCCGCACGGCGGCGCCGTCTGGCCGGCCGGGCTGTGCGCCGCGCAATATGCGGCGGCCGGCGAGCGCGTGCGCCTGCTTGCGTCCACCTGCGTCGCGCGGCTCGACCGACGGGGCGACACCTGGCATGCGCTCGACGATACGGGCGCCACGCTGGCCGATGCGCCCGTCGTCGTGCTCGCGAACGCGGGCGACGCCGCGCGTCTTGCCGGGCTGCGGCATGTCGCGCTGCAACCGGTGCGCGGCCAGCTGACGCTGTTGCCGCCGGGCACGACGGCGCCGCTGCCGTGTCCGGCGATCGGCGACGGTTACGCGGTCCCGCTCGCCGACGGCACGCTGCTGATCGGCGCGACGTTCGAACCCGACGACACCGATCCCGCGATGCGTACGGCCGGCCACGTCGAGAACCTCGAACGCGTGCGACATCTGCTGCCGGGCCTGATCGGCGATCTGCCGGACCCCGCCACGCTGCGCGGGCGCGTGGCGTTCCGCTGGGTCGTCGGCGACCGCCTGCCGCTCGTCGGCCCGCTCGCCGACGAAGCGCAGGCCACCGCGAACGCCCGCGCGCTCGGCGGTGCGCAGGCGCGCGACCTGCCGCGCCTGCCCGGCCTCTACGGCGCATTCGGCTTCGGTTCGCGCGGCCTCGTGTGGGCCGCGCTCGGCGCCGAGCTGATCGCCTCGCAACTCGAAGGCGAGCCGTGGCCGCTCGAGCGCGAACTCGCCGACGCGGTCGATCCCGCCCGCTTCCTGATCCGCGCGCTGCGCGCACGCCGCGTCGGTTCGACGGGCTGATCGGCCGCGCCTTCCTCACAGTTTCCCGATTTTCCGGTGCAAGGTTATCCACGCAATGCTGTGGATAACCGCGCGGAATCCGCGCGTACTTCGTGTGTAATCACAGTGGACGTAAACTGGGCAACTCCGCACAGCTGTGAAGCGGCCCAAAAGTTGCTCAACTCAAACGTCTGTGCACGAACAGCCTGTGCAACCGGTTATGGTTTCGCCAACGCATTGATCCAACAGCGTAAACCGGAGTTATCCACAGAACTGTGCGTCCTTTGTTAACTTCTACTACGTATATATACGAGTAAACCTTTGAAACCAAAGACCTGTGGTGCCGCACAGCGCCGCGAGTCGATTCGGTCGGTTCCGGAACGAAAAAGCTGTGGCACAATCGGTTTCCTTCGCGTTCGTTCGGCCAGGCGCCGGACATGCTTCAACGGAACGGTCGGCACGATTTCGAATCTGAATCTTCGAGTCCGCCAGTCCGTTCACACACCAGGCCGACAATCCAGATCGGCAACCTGAACGACGTTCCACCCTGTGGCGGAACAGGCGGACCCCATGTACCGCCGTCGTCGAGCACAACAATCACATTCGGGGCAATACCCAGCCGGCGCGTATCCATTCCTGTCGCTTGACCCCGCGTCGCTGGCGGTTGCTTCCAAAGGAGAAGTCACCACGATGAAGTCGGCGTTCTCATTCCTGCCCAACTGGCCGCTCGCGCCGGATGCCGTGTTCTGGGCCGGGCTCGCGCTGTTTGCAGCCGGCCTGTGCGGCGAGCTGTGCTATCGCGCGTGGCGTCTGCCGCGCATCACCGGCTATGCCGTGATCGGCCTGATCGCCGGTTCGTTCGGCTTCGGCGTGATCGACGCGAGCACCGACGAAACCTCGCGGCTGCTGATGGACGTCGCGCTCGGCCTGCTGCTGTTCGAACTCGGCAGCCGCCTCGACCTGCGCTGGATCCGGCGCAATCCGTGGCTCGTCGCGTCGAGCCTCGCGGAAGCCACGCTCACGTTCGTGCTCGTGCTGTTCGTGATGCTCGCGCTCGGCGTATCGGGGATGGTCGCGCTGGTGCTGTCGGCGATCGCGATCGCGACGTCGCCGTCGATGGTGATCCAGCTCAAGACCGAACTGCGCGCGGAAGGGCAGGTGTCGCAACGCCTCATCACGCTCACCGCGCTCAACAGCGTGTACGCGATCGTGCTGACCAAGCTCGTGACGAGCTGGCTGCACCAGGAAGCGTACGGCAACGTTTTCGCGACGATCCTGCAACCGCTTTACCTGCTCGCCGGTTCGTTCATCGTCGCGTATCTCGTCGCGCGTTCGTGCAATTACCTGTTCCG encodes the following:
- a CDS encoding cation:proton antiporter, whose product is MKSAFSFLPNWPLAPDAVFWAGLALFAAGLCGELCYRAWRLPRITGYAVIGLIAGSFGFGVIDASTDETSRLLMDVALGLLLFELGSRLDLRWIRRNPWLVASSLAEATLTFVLVLFVMLALGVSGMVALVLSAIAIATSPSMVIQLKTELRAEGQVSQRLITLTALNSVYAIVLTKLVTSWLHQEAYGNVFATILQPLYLLAGSFIVAYLVARSCNYLFRHMTATMRDEHSFVALFGLVMLAIAVAQALKLSTLLTLLLAGIIVKNLEARPQLWPEHFGTAGWLLTVVLFVLTLTSFTWGDIALGGLLAIVLIVTRLAAKLAGVVAFAKPSGLGMKQGVALGIALTPMSALSYLLVDDTYQLYPNFDPHLRAIVMCSIVILQLVSPFVVYRCLSAVGERSDGN
- a CDS encoding GTP-binding protein, coding for MNPAMKQPLPVTVLSGFLGAGKTTLLNHVLANRAGLKVAVIVNDLAAVNIDASLVRDAQALSHVEERLVEMSNGCICCTLRDDLLVEIRNLASEGRFDAIMIESTGIAEPMPIAETFTFVDDDGTSLSAIARLDTLVTVVDAYNFLRDYGSDDALATRGIAASEDDDRTLVELLIEQIEFCDVLVINKADLVGADDLARLQHILARLNPRAHQVVSTFGNVPLDEVLNTGRFDFDEAANAPGWLASLDRAHTHCDDPDCQDDHHAHVHGEADEFGIGNFVYRARRPFHPARLWALLHQEWPGVLRSKGFFWLATRNDIAGSLSQAGGVCRHGPAGSWWAAQDRAEWPDDDELLAEIRAEWLGDLDDRAVGDRRQELVLIGIALDADAWRAKLDACLLTDAEFALGATGWAAFDDPFPAWDVDSHDDDHGDTQIVHA
- the mnmC gene encoding bifunctional tRNA (5-methylaminomethyl-2-thiouridine)(34)-methyltransferase MnmD/FAD-dependent 5-carboxymethylaminomethyl-2-thiouridine(34) oxidoreductase MnmC, encoding MPDRLVYATLALRDDGTLVSPEFGEFHRGASGALAHAHRAFVAGNGLPARWQRRRTFTIVTTRFGAGAGFLAAWAAWRDDPARCERLHVVALEPHPFSRDDLRRAVSHMVADTTISADADALIDAWPILVPGLHRLEFDEGRVVLTLAFGDAIELSKKLVARADAFFLDGAAASADGIRALAKIAGEHATFATHAKSDDVKHALGETGFTFREVDDRLVGEYAPRWRARRHEPPRALPVAARRAIVIGAGLAGCAVVERLAARGWDVTLIERHERIASEASGNPAGVFHPLMTRDDNVASRLTRGGFLHALARWHALERAGHAFAHSTHGMIHLAESADDFARMRDAFDAFGAPSDYVTLLDADAARAHLNLPVAHGGLLFPHGGAVWPAGLCAAQYAAAGERVRLLASTCVARLDRRGDTWHALDDTGATLADAPVVVLANAGDAARLAGLRHVALQPVRGQLTLLPPGTTAPLPCPAIGDGYAVPLADGTLLIGATFEPDDTDPAMRTAGHVENLERVRHLLPGLIGDLPDPATLRGRVAFRWVVGDRLPLVGPLADEAQATANARALGGAQARDLPRLPGLYGAFGFGSRGLVWAALGAELIASQLEGEPWPLERELADAVDPARFLIRALRARRVGSTG
- a CDS encoding HU family DNA-binding protein codes for the protein MNKQELIDAVAAQTGASKAQTGETLDTLLEVIKKAVSKGDAVQLIGFGSFGSGKRAARTGRNPKTGETIKIPAAKTVKFTAGKAFKDAVNKR
- a CDS encoding lytic transglycosylase domain-containing protein, producing the protein MNKRFASIALLAAGAWFASGNARADCFDEAAKYQQVNPLILRAIAWQESRNRPDALNKNTNGSVDYGLMQINSIHLPTLSRYGIGRDTLMEPCKNVYIAAWHLRQKMNRYGNTWQAVGAYHSETPSLRDKYARQIAGILTQWKLLPPQQTAQAAQATPAAQ